Proteins from one Mixophyes fleayi isolate aMixFle1 chromosome 9, aMixFle1.hap1, whole genome shotgun sequence genomic window:
- the SURF2 gene encoding surfeit locus protein 2, which produces MEMMPEDVREFLLLHPNLQLVPGNKVRFAITGHELPCRLPELQSFTEGKKYKQLSKVSAMFDYSTFEPHIVPSTKNGKQLFCKLTLRHINKIPEHVQKHVEGKRYIKALHTYEECQKQGVEYVPACLLNKNKKRQSAGERPAGKKGQTWEPDNSDSNDSDSGDSMSDLYPDNMFTKKSIEEENGNVQSASDEEMEVEGNSHNKQCKRSQPQYGPSRKKLKSRHKKSKNFKKPAKN; this is translated from the exons ATGGAGATGATGCCGGAGGATGTCAGAGAGTTCCTGCTGCTCCACCCCAACCTGCAGCTGGTCCCGGGGAACAAG GTCCGTTTTGCCATAACAGGTCATGAACTGCCATGTCGACTCCCCGAACTGCAGAGCTTCACTGAAGGAAAGAAGTATaaacagctgtcaaaagtttCTGCAATGTTTGATTACAGCACCTTTGAGCCGCATATTGTCCCAAGCACTAAAAACGG GAAACAGCTATTTTGCAAGCTGACACTTCGTCACATCAACAAGATCCCAGAACACGTTCAGAAACACGTAGAGGGAAAGCGTTACATAAAAGCTCTGCACACGT ATGAGGAATGCCAGAAACAAGGGGTGGAGTATGTTCCCGCCTGCCTCCTAAACAAGAACAAGAAGCGCCAATCAGCAGGTGAACGACCAGCAGGCAAAAAAGGACAAACGTGGGAACCTGACAACAGCGATTCTAACGACAGTGATTCAGGGGACAGCATGAGTGACCTCTACCCAG ACAATATGTTTACAAAGAAAAGCATAGAGGAGGAAAATGGCAACGTTCAGTCAGCCAGCGATGAGGAGATGGAAGTAGAGGGGAATTCACACAACAAGCAATGTAAACGATCACAG CCTCAATATGGGCCTTCGCGGAAGAAGTTAAAGTCTCGTCATAAGAAATCTAAAAACTTTAAGAAGCCTGCTAAAAATTGA
- the SURF1 gene encoding surfeit locus protein 1 produces MSGLRLILTCVGSRSPRCQFTSHSSALYHVTTSCLRAESHTLCLLKRPYIWSQRTFCSSAAPAKEGLMKWFLLLIPVTTFGLGTWQLQRRKWKLALIDQLRSQFDSSPIPLPAEPGKLQNLEFHPVKVKGHFDHSKELYLGPRTLVNPNKQDQETNRPTFPENGAHVITPFHCTDLGIRILVNRGFVPNRKLNPEMRKEGQLEGEVDLVGIVRLPETRKRFSPENDTQKNMWYFRDLAAMATQTGAEPIYIEANSASTVPGGPIGGQTRATLRNDHMEYSITWYALCACTSLLWFQKFIRKAP; encoded by the exons ATGTCGGGACTGAGATTGATACTGACCTGTGTGGGGTCACGGAGCCCAAGATGTCAG TTTACAAGCCATTCTTCTGCCTTGTACCACGTGACAACTTCCTGTCTACGGGCTGAATCACACACATTGTGTCTACTGAAGC GTCCTTACATATGGTCACAGAGAACCTTCTGCTCCTCTGCCGCACCAGCTAAAGAGGGTCTGATGAAATGGTTTCTCCTGCTCATCCCCGTCACCACCTTCGGCCTGGGCACCTGGCAG CTGCAGAGGCGGAAGTGGAAGCTGGCGCTCATAGACCAGCTCAGGTCTCAGTTTGATTCCAGCCCGATACCTCTCCCGGCAGA GCCAGGGAAACTTCAGAATTTAGAGTTTCATCCTGTTAAGGTCAAAGGTCACTTTGATCACTCCAAAGAACTTTACCTTGGGCCTCGTACACTGGTGAACCCCAACAAACAAGATCAGGAGACCAACCGGCCAACGTTTCCAGAGAATGGGGCTCACGTGATCACCCCCTTTCACTGCACTGACCTTGG AATCCGAATCCTGGTAAACCGAGGATTTGTTCCCAATAGGAAGCTGAATCCTGAGATGCGGAAAGAAGGGCAG CTTGAAGGTGAAGTGGATCTGGTTGGTATTGTAAGACTCCCGGAGACTCGCAAACGATTTTCCCCTGAAAATGATACCCAGAAGAACATGTGGTATTTCCGGGATCTGGCAGCAATGGCCACGCAGACCGGGGCGGAGCCGATATATATTGAGGCAAATTCTG CCAGCACAGTACCCGGGGGACCCATCGGGGGACAGACCAGGGCGACACTGAGAAATGACCACATGGAGTACAGTATAACATG gtatGCCCTGTGTGCATGCACTTCATTGCTGTGGTTCCAGAAATTCATCAGGAAAGCCCCTTAG